The following proteins come from a genomic window of Oncorhynchus clarkii lewisi isolate Uvic-CL-2024 chromosome 23, UVic_Ocla_1.0, whole genome shotgun sequence:
- the LOC139381323 gene encoding uncharacterized protein codes for MLPPAPSRRVPPAPSRRVPPLAEFPLPPLAEFPPPPLAEFPLPPLAEFPPPPLAEFPPPPLAEFHPPPLAEFPPPPLAEFPQPPLAEFPLSLSSPCPLSPSSPRPLSPSSPRPLSPSSPSPLSPSSPSRRVPPAPSRRVPPAPSGRVPPAPSRRFPLPPLAEFPPPPLAEFPPPTLAEFPPPPLAEFPPPPLAEFPPPHSPSSPRPLSPSSPRPLSPSSPRPLSPSSPRPPLAEFPPPPLAEFPPPPLAEFPPPPLAEFPPPPLAEFPPPPLASSPRPPLAEFPPPPLAEVFHD; via the exons ATGC TTCCCCCCGCCCCCTCTCGCCGAGTTCCCCCAGCCCCCTCTCGCCGAGTTCCCCCTCTCGCTGAGTTCCCCCTGCCCCCTCTCGCCGAGTTCCCCCCGCCCCCTCTCGCCGAGTTCCCCCTGCCCCCTCTCGCCGAGTTCCCCCCGCCCCCTCTCGCCGAGTTCCCCCCGCCCCCTCTCGCCGAGTTCCACCCGCCCCCTCTCGCCGAGTTCCCCCCGCCCCCTCTCGCCGAGTTCCCCCAGCCCCCTCTCGCCGAGTTCCCCCTCTCGCTGAGTTCCCCCTGCCCCCTCTCGCCGAGTTCCCCCCGCCCCCTCTCGCCGAGTTCCCCCCGCCCCCTCTCGCCGAGTTCCCCCAGCCCCCTCTCGCCGAGTTCCCCCTCTCGCCGAGTTCCCCCCGCCCCCTCTCGCCGAGTTCCCCCTGCCCCCTCTGGCCGAGTTCCCCCCGCCCCCTCTCGCCGA TTCCCCCTGCCCCCTCTCGCCGAGTTCCCCCCGCCCCCTCTCGCCGAGTTCCCCCCGCCTACTCTCGCCGAGTTCCCCCCGCCCCCTCTCGCCGAGTTCCCCCCGCCCCCTCTCGCCGAGTTCCCCCCGCCCCACTCGCCGAGTTCCCCCCGCCCCCTCTCGCCGAGTTCCCCCCGCCCCCTCTCGCCGAGTTCCCCCCGCCCCCTCTCGCCGAGTTCCCCCCGCCCCCCTCTCGCCGAGTTCCCCCCGCCCCCTCTCGCCGAGTTCCCCCCGCCCCCTCTCGCAGAGTTCCCCCCGCCCCCTCTCGCCGAGTTCCCCCCGCCCCCTCTCGCCGAGTTCCCCCCGCCCCCTCTCGCCAGTTCCCCCCGCCCCCCTCTCGCCGAGTTCCCCCCGCCCCCTCTGGCTGAGGTGTTCCATGACTGA